In Gemmatimonadetes bacterium SCN 70-22, the genomic stretch CCGCAGACCACGGCGAGGCATTCGGCGAGCACGGCTTCCTCAACCATGGTTCGAGCCTGTATCTCCCCGAGGTGCACGTCCCCCTCCTCGTGCGCCTGCCGGGAAAGGCAATGCGTGGCTGCGTCGTGAGCGACTGGGTGAGCCTGCGCGACATCGCCGCCACGATCAGCGAGCTGACGCCGCTGGGCCGCGGTGCGTTCCCCGGAAGCTCGCTCCTGTCGAGGTGCCGCACGGCGGTGAGCGGCGCGGTGGCGAACGGTGGCGCCGAAGCGGCGAGCGATGCGGTGGGATCGCCTGCGTTGTCGATCGTGAGGGCACGCCGGCACCTGAAGCCCTGGTACCCAGCGGCGAGCGGCGACATCCGCGGCCTCATGGAGGGGCGATTCACCCTGCTCGAGCACGAGGACGGGCGCGTCGAGCTGTTCGACGTCGACGCTGACCCCGGGCAACAGCACGACCTTGCCCGGATTCCGTCCGTCGCGGCGGACCGGGCTCGGCTGGAAGGCGAGCTGCGCGCGCACTTCGCGCCACCGCACGCCAACTCACCGGATCGGCCCTGATGGCGACGGCCGACAGCCCGACGACTGCCGACGGTTCCACGCCGCTCCGGTCGTGGCGACTGGTGGCAGTCGGCGCATGGGCCGGCCTGCTGGCCGGACTGGCCGAGGGTGCGCTGCTCGCCGCCACTCGACATGTCCCGACGATCCTCTCGCCGCACAAGGCCCCCCTCGATGTCGTGTGGATTGCGCCACTCGCCAACGCCATCGTCTTCGCCGCCGCGAGCGCTGGGCTGTCGCTGATCGGCACCCTTTGGCGGAGACGGTTGGGTTCGCGGTTCGACACCTTGATCGTCGGCAGCGCGCTGTTTGGGATGCTCGCGATTCCGCTCATCACCCTCGAAGTCCTCTTCCTTCCAAGCGCGCTACTCCTCGCCCTGGGGGCGGCCGTGCTCCTGACGCGCAGGTTCGGGAGCCGGATTGTGTCCGCGACGGGAATGCTCGCGCAGCGGCTGCTTGTCCTCCCCCTCGTGGTCGCCGTCCTGTCCCTGATCACCACGGGGGTGACCCGGTACGCCGAATGGCGGGTTGCGGGTGCGCTCCCCGCCGCCGCCGTCGGGGCGAAGAACGTGTTGATCCTCGTCCTCGACACGGTGCGCCGGGATCGCTTTGCACGCGACGTCCGCTCGATGCTGGCGCCAACCATTGACAGCCTGCACGATGTGGGGACGTGGTACCGGCAAGCCTGGTCGACCTCATCGTGGTCGCTCCCCTCACAGGCATCGCTCCTGACCGGACGCTACCCGCACGAGCATGGTGCCGACTGGCCGGGGATCGGGCTGAGGTCGGAAGTGCCCACGCTCCCCGAGGTGTTGGCGGAACACGGCTACGCGACCGGGGCGTTCTCGGGTAATTCGTCCTGGGTCGTCCCCGAGCATCTCGGGCGGGGATTCGCACGCTTCGAGGCGTATCGCGCTATCGACGTCGTGCAGCGCCTGGCCGGCTACCGCGCCGTGAAGCCGATCCTCATGGCAATGGGCGTGCACGATTCGGGATACGGGAGACAGGCCCCTTCGCTGCGCTCGGCGCTGGCGCGATTCATCGACGACTATCATGGGCGCCCGTTCTTCGCGTACGTGTGCCTCATGGACGTGAACCAGGCGCTGCACCGCCGCCGGCTGTCACACCCCGCCTGGGAGGACGACCCGGACGCCGACCAGGTTCGCGCCGCGTACGATTCATCGCTTCGCGTGGTGGACGGCGAGATCGCGGGCATCCTGGCGGACTTGCGGACGCGAGGCGTGCTCGACAACACGCTCATCGTGATCACGTCCGACCATGGGGAATCGTTCGGGGCGGAGGGGACTCGTGACCACGACCCGGAGGGGCATGGCTCGAGCCTGTATCCGGAGCAGACGCGCGTCCCACTCCTGGTCATCCTTTCCAAGGCGAACCAGCGGGCCGAGATCGTCGACGTCCCTGTCAGCATCCGGGCGCTTGCCTCCACCGTGCTCGAGGCGCTGGGTTTCCCGGACGCGACGAGATTCGGTCGCGGACTCCCCATCCACGGTGCCGCGACGGAAGCCGCAGCGCCCGCCGCCGCCAGCGCGGTGCTCCTGACGCTGCGATATGCGGACGTGCATGAAGACGCGTTGGTGGAAGGGACGTCGTTCCTGCTGCGCCGGGCGGCCGATCGCGGGCAGGAATCCAGACTCTACGACATCGCTCGTGACCCCTTCGCCACGCGCGAGCTCGACGACGAGGAGAAAGTGCAGGAGATGCAGCAGCGTCTCGACTCGCTGCTAGGCGCGTCCTCGGTCCCGTGACGTAAGAACTAGTGCAGCCCCCTACGCGGGGGAGGCCAGGGAGTTCCCAGCGTTTTCGCGATGATCGCGCGATGGGTCGCGATGATGGCTGCGGCTTCTGACGTCGATGCGCGGTCGCGCACTTCGGCGGGATCGTCGCGCCAGTCGAAGAGCTGTTCGACTCCCCGGCCGTCGCGCATGTAGTGCCAGCTGGAGTCGATGATCCCACGCAGTGGCCCGAATCGCGTCGGATTGTTCGGCGAGGGATTCACCGCAGCCGCCGCCTCGGCGAGCGCAGGGCTGGGTGACACGGCGCCGTCGCTTCGCCACGTGACGGCGAGGGAGGTCCCGGGGAGCGAGCGTCCCGTTCCGCCCACCAGGTCGAGGAGCGTGGCCGCGAGGTCGCGAAGGGACACAACGTCCGAAATGCGCCGACCGGCGGGAACTCGACCGGGGGCCCGCACCAGTAGCGGGACCCGTAGCAACGTCCGGTAGAGCGAGTTGGTGTGGCCAAACAGGCCATGTTCGCCCCACTGCTCGCCATGGTCCGAGGTGACGACAAGGATGGTCCGATCCAGGTCACCGCGCCCACGCAGACGCTCGACGATCGTCCCGATCACGCTATCCTCGTAAGCGATCCCCCCGTCATACCGATCCCTTCCCTCACGCCCCCGCTCGAATCGATAGCGGAAGCCATCCGGTGGGTCGTGAGGGCCATGCGCGTCCATGAAGTTCAGCATCGCAAAGTACGAGCGTTCCCCGACACCGTCGCGCCACTGGAAGAAGTGGTCCGCGATCTGTGCAGCGGTCGGTGTCTGGGACGTCCGGACCGTCACGGTGCGCAGTCGAGGATGCGTGATCGCCTCGCGCACGCGCCATCGCTCGCCCTTGAAGATCCCGTCCATGAGGAGTTGCCCCGATCCCGTCTGCGATAGCGTGGTACTCCAGAGCGCCTGTTGCAGGGTGAGGGGATAGTCCTCGTAGTGCGTGAACCCCCGGGACAGACCGACCTGGTAGCCGGCATAGCCCGTGTTGGCCATGAAGGCGCCGGACACGTACCCGCGTTCGCCCAGGCGCTCCGCGAGGGTGGGGAGCGAGTCGTGCATGGGGTGCAGGTAGTCTGCGCCGGCCTGGCTGGCGTAGGCGCCCGTCATCATGCTGGCGTGCGATGGGGCGGTCCACGGCGCAACCGAGTGGGCTTGGTCGAAGACGGACGCCTCGGGCGCCAACGACTCGAGCACCGGGGTCGTGCGACGCTCGTAGCCGTAGAGGCTCAGGCTCGAGGCGCGCACCGTGTCGAGGATCAGGAGGATCACGTTAGGCGCGCCGGGCCGGGCTTCGGGAAGCGATGCGACGCGCCCCGCCTCGCCGAAGCGATGTCGCGCGCCTGCGGCGAGGCCGGCGAATCCCAACACGAACGCCCCCGCGACCGCCAGCGCCCGCGTCAGCCGCATGCGACGCCCAGGTTGCCGGGCAATCCATGCGCCGCACTGGACACCGACCCCGGCGGCGAGGGCCAGCTGGGCATACGAATGCAGCTGCTGCGCGAGGAGGAGCACCGAGAATGCCGTCACGGACGCAAGGACGGACGCCACCAGTACGAGCGGCAGGCGACGTCGCAGCACCAGCACCACGGCGACGACCGGGATCCCCAGCGCGAGAAATGCCACCAGGTAGCCGCCGAGTGCCAGCCATGCGAACTCGCGGCTGACCCAGGTGAGTTGGTGCAGGATCCGATAGCGGAATTCGGTGAAGGCGGTGTGGAGCAGCGCGGCGGCGACCGCGCCTGCCACGGCCAGCCACCACACGTCGACCAGCGTGGCGACTGGACGGCGGGTCGCGCCCTCGGCGTCCCTCGAGGGCGCACTCATCGCGGCACCGAGGTCGCCGACGGCATGGAATCGGCGAGCGCCCGCCGGAGGGCGGAGTCGAGCGCGGGCACGAGCAGGCGATGCGCACCCTTCGCGAGGTTCGACTCCTCGCGTGGGTCGCGTCGGTACGCGTAGAGCTCCACCGACCCGTCTCCATTCCTGATGTAGTGCAGCGAATCGTCGGCCAGCGAGCGCATATTCCCCCACGCATTGAGCGCGCCGGAGTCGGGATTGACGCCGCGACTCACTTCGGAGACGGCGGCACTCCCGCGCGCCTCGGGCGATCTCCACGTCGCGGCGAGCGACGTCCCCCCCAATCCTCGTGGATCGGGGAGGCCGCTGAGCTCGACCAGCGTTGCGGCCAGGTCACGGAGCGAGACCTGTTGCGTCACGCGCCTGCCCGCCGGCACGCGCGACGGATAGCGGATGATGAGCGGGACGTGCAGCAGCTGTTCGTAGAGTGAGTTGCTGTGCCACCCGAGGCCGTGTTCACCGAACTGCTCCCCGTGATCCGCCGTGATCACGACGATCGTGTTGTCGAGGGTTCCGCGCGCCGCGAGCGCGTCGCGAAGGGCGGCGAGGGCGTCGTCGAGGTAGCGGACGGCGCGCTCGTACTTGTCTAGCCCGCGATCGCTGGGACCGAAGAGCGTGTCGTACCGCGCGGGCGATGAGTACGGCCCGTGCGCGTCGAAGAAGTTCAGGAAGGCAAAGTAGGGCCGGTCGGGGTGCTCCTGCTGCCAGCGCAGGAATGCACCCGTGATCATGTCGGCCGACTTGGGAGCATTGTCCGGATAGGAGAACCGCGGCTCGAAGTCGAAGCGGGCGAGCGCGCGCGCCGCCCCACCCATCCAATGCGCGTGCACGAGCTGGTCCCACGCGTCGCGGAGTGAGCCGGCCTGGGCAAGGGTGGTGGACAGGACCACCTGCCCCAGCGAGCGACGATGATCCTCGTAGCGAGCAAAGCCGCGGTCGAGGCCGAAGCCGCGAGGCGTGGCAACCAGGTTGGCAGTGAAGCCTGCCGTGGCGTAGCCGTACGAGGCGAAGACGTCGGCCAGGGTGGCGTGCGCTCCGTCGAGGGGACGCGTCCAATCGCCGGCCTGCTGGCTGGGATAGCGACCCGTGAAGATCGACGCGTGCGAAGGGAGCGTCCACGGTGCAGTCGAGAACGCCCAATCGAAGGTGACGGCCGTCTGCGCGAAGGCGTCGAGCTTCGGCGTTGTCGGGCGCCCCTCCCCGTAGAGGGACATCGAGCTGGCGCGTACCGTATCGAGGATGAGGAGGAGGACGTTGGGCGCCCCCGCGGGAGCCGGACCTAACGCGGCAGTCGCGTTCCGTTCGTGCAGGGCGCGCCGTCCAGTTTGGTATCCCCAGGCTCCCAGCGTAACGAGCGCGAGGAGCAACGCGGTGCGAGCCAGCCGAGGGCGCCAGCGCGACGCATCGGCGTCGATGATCGCTGCCGTTCGCACCCCGATCCCGAGGCCGAGCATGAGCGACGCGTATTGGTGCAGCCGCGGGAAGAGGAGGAGGCCGCCGAAGGCCGCGAGCGAGGCGAAGAGGAAGGTTGCCACGCGCAGCGCGGGGAGGCGGGGGAGCGCCGCGGCGACCGCAACCAGCAGCAAGGCGAGCGGGAGGAAGATGACCACATAGCCCAGCGGCGCCATCCACGCGGTGTCTGGCGACATCCAGGTGCGCAGGAGGTCGTGCAACAGTTCGCGCCGGATCCAGGAGACGATGGCGTGAAACAACCCGGCCGCGAGGGCGAAGGCCGCGGCGGCGAGCAGGACGTCGAGGATGCGGCGCGAGCGAGGGCTCATGGACGATCTCCGCTAGGGCTGGAGCTTTGACCGCACGAGGTCGGCGATCTGCGTGAGCGTGTCGAGGTGGTCGGCGCTCGCCTCGTGCGCGGCGACCGCGATCCGATACTGATCCTCGGGAAATGTGACGAGGCGCACCGTCGCCAGCGAGTCGAGGATGCCGGTCGAGATGAGCGGCGTGTCGTCGGCCAGTTCCGACGGATCGGCGCCGGGAAGGAAGGCGTCGAGGACGTTACTCTTCACGGCAGTGACGACCGGGTCATTCATGAAGCGTGACGGGGTCGGGGTTGGGAGGCGGTCGGCCGCGTCGCCGTCGAGGGGACGCGCCGATGAGCGAGGCGGCTGGGGACGGGACTGTCGTTCGTCCGACGGCACCCTCGGTGGCGCACCCGTCAGTAGCAACTTTGGTGCTACGTGCAGGGGCGGCGTCCGGATCACCGTTCCGCCGCGCGAGAGCAGTGATGGGCAAACCGCGCGCGCCCTTCGTGCACGGGACGCGGGGCAGCTCCGAGCGTGTCGAGGATGCTCGGCGCCATGTCAATCATGGCGAGGTCCGCAGGATCGAATCGGTGGTTCGAGAAGAAGACGCCCGGGACGAGCGCGGGTGAGACGATGTGGTCGCCCCCCCACTTGCGCGTGTTGTCCTCGAACGTGGCATCGCCGAAGCCACCCAGCGCGGTGGCCCACGAGACGCGATATCCGGCGTTGAAGTCGACGACGACGTCCGGTGACTCGTCGGCGTACGTCCCGCGGTACAGCTCGGCTCGCGTGCGTCCACCGAGCACGGCCACCGCTCCACGCGCCGAGTCGTGCAGGCCGGAGAGGGCAGCTGCAATGCGCCCGCCGAGCGCCGGCGCCTCCGTGACCGGAACGATCCCGTCGCGTTCGCGCCCGGCGACGTTCAGGTAGATGCTCCCGAGCCCCAGTGCATAGGCGCGCGTGCGCCCCCAGTCGACCTCTCGCAGGAAGTCTGGGGTGGAGGCGCGCGGCGCAGCGCCCCCGCGCAGGACCAGCAGCCCCTGCTCGTGCAGCCAGTTGTTGAGGTTGAGCCCGCGCTGGAACGAGGCAAAGCCGTGGTCGGAGAGGACCAGGAAGAGGGTCTCGTCGTCCATCGCCGCCATTGCCATCCCCACGGCGCGATCGCAGCGCCGATAGTGTTCCTCGATGACGTGGGCGAGTTCGCGGACGCGCGCGCGGTCCTCGCCGTTGGCCGGGTGCCCCGGCTCGCGGAAGCGCCAGAACATGTGCTGCACGCGGTCAGGCGTGTCGAAGAGGACGAAGAAGAATCCGTCGCGGAGGCGCGCCAGCTCGAACTGCATCATCGTCTCTCGCTCGCGCATCACTTCCTCGCACTGCGCGAGGTACGCCTCCTCGGAGAAGCGCCCGTTGGACAGGCCGGCGTGGTCCTCCACCATCCCCGTGGTGTAGTACGGCCGCCCCAGCGCCCGGGCCAGCTCGGCGGCGTAGTGTGCCGGGTGCGAGATGGGATACAGCGGGGCGCGCGGGTCGAAGTTGGCGGGCGAGGCGTACAGCTCCACGTGCGGCTCGGTGCGCACCAGGAGGAAGCGCATGGTCGCGCGCACGCGTGCCAGGCGCCCGGCGCGGAACGTCAGCTGCAACCAGTCACTCCACTCCCCCAGGCGCACCGACAGGCGCGCGGGCTCGCCGTGGGTTTCCACGGTGGCGATCCCGGCACCTCGATCGACCGTCAGGGTGAGCGGTGCCGTGACATCGACGCGCGTCCTCGGGTGACGGGGCCCCACGAGGTGGCCGTGCAGGCGCTCGCCCGCACGTTCGAGTCGCACGAGGACCTCGCTCTCGCGAGCGCGTGCCGCCGGGTCCTCCGAGAGGATCGTCGCGGTTCCGAGGCCCCCCCGAATGTCGGGGACCCCCATCCCTGACAGGAGGCGCCCCGCGAGCCGGTCCGGGGGATAGGTGGCCGGGCAGCGGAGGACGGTGGCCGGGATCCCCGCGTCCGCCAGGTCCTCCCACAGGGGCGTCCCGCGGCGCAGGTTCACCGCGCGCGGGGGGAGCCAGGCGCTCTCCTGCTCGTACCTGCTGAGCGACAGGTCGGGGAGGTAGGTCGCGGGGTCGCGGCGAAGGAAGTCGAAGATCCCGTGTCCACCGGGATTCACCCCGGTGGCGAAGGTGGACCAGGCGACGGGAGTCTGCGCCGGCGTGGTCGTCGCCAGTCGCGCATAGCCGCCCATGCGGCGAAGCCGCTCGAGGTGCGGAAGCTCACCGCGCTGCAACATGGGCTCGACGATGTCGGGGGCGAACCCGTCGAGACCGATGACGATGACCTTCCGCGCGCGCCGCACGTCCGGATCGGGGGACGGAGGGGGCGGGCGCGCCGCCGCCCCTTATTGCTTGGAGGACAACTTCGACGCGATCAGCTTCACGGCACCCACCACCCGTCGCCAGAACATGAGGAAGAAGCCGGCGATGGCGGCAAAGACGGACGCGATCGGCATCAGGGAGTCGGGACCGATATACACGTAGCTCTCTCCTGGAGTGTTGCGGGGGGGCTGAGCCACCCGTCGTGAAGGCGCGCCGAGCCGCGGTCGCCAGCGGCGAAGGATCGTCCGGGTCGACCTGCGAGGCAACGCTATTGCAAGATCAGGGCACGAACGATCCCCCACCCCCCTCCCGGAGCCTCGGGCACCCTTCGCGCGGCGCGACGTCTGGCGCTGGCCGGCGCGACTATTGTTATCCGAGGGCCCCGTCCACGAGGACGCACGAGGGGGCGAAAGCGTAGCAGCGTCGGCACTTCCATCTCTCCACCAGGTAAAGACATGAGCAGAGGCGTCACCGTCTGGTTCACCGGACTTTCAGGGTCGGGCAAGACCACCGTTGCCCGGCGCGTACATGAATTGTTGCAGGAGCGCCATATCCTGTCGGAGCGCCTCGACGGGGACGTGGTGCGCCAGAGCCTCTGCCGCGACCTCGGCTTCTCCAAGGAGGACCGGGACAGGAACATCGAGCGTGTGACCTTCGTCGCCAAGGTCCTCACGCGCAACGGCGTCGTGGTGCTGTCGTGCTTCATCTCGCCATATGCCCGCATGCGCGACAACGCACGCACCGAGATCGGCGATTTCCTCGAGGTCTACGTCCGCGCGCCCATGAACGTCCTGATCGAGCGCGACGTGAAGGGGATGTACAAGAAGGCCATGGCCGGGGAGATCCAGGGCTTCACCGGGGTGAACGACCCGTACGAGGAACCGGTGAACCCCGAGCTGGTCCTCGACACGGCGGCGGAATCGATCGAGCAGAGCGCCCAGCGCGTCATCCGCCTGCTGGAGGAGCGCGGCTACCTCGCGGCCGGCGTCGTTGCAGCTGACCGTGCCGAGCTGGCGCGCCGGGTCGAGCAGGGGAAGCGCGTTCCCGGCCCCATCGCCCCCCACGGCGGGACG encodes the following:
- a CDS encoding acyl carrier protein, whose amino-acid sequence is MNDPVVTAVKSNVLDAFLPGADPSELADDTPLISTGILDSLATVRLVTFPEDQYRIAVAAHEASADHLDTLTQIADLVRSKLQP
- a CDS encoding phosphodiesterase; the protein is MRRARKVIVIGLDGFAPDIVEPMLQRGELPHLERLRRMGGYARLATTTPAQTPVAWSTFATGVNPGGHGIFDFLRRDPATYLPDLSLSRYEQESAWLPPRAVNLRRGTPLWEDLADAGIPATVLRCPATYPPDRLAGRLLSGMGVPDIRGGLGTATILSEDPAARARESEVLVRLERAGERLHGHLVGPRHPRTRVDVTAPLTLTVDRGAGIATVETHGEPARLSVRLGEWSDWLQLTFRAGRLARVRATMRFLLVRTEPHVELYASPANFDPRAPLYPISHPAHYAAELARALGRPYYTTGMVEDHAGLSNGRFSEEAYLAQCEEVMRERETMMQFELARLRDGFFFVLFDTPDRVQHMFWRFREPGHPANGEDRARVRELAHVIEEHYRRCDRAVGMAMAAMDDETLFLVLSDHGFASFQRGLNLNNWLHEQGLLVLRGGAAPRASTPDFLREVDWGRTRAYALGLGSIYLNVAGRERDGIVPVTEAPALGGRIAAALSGLHDSARGAVAVLGGRTRAELYRGTYADESPDVVVDFNAGYRVSWATALGGFGDATFEDNTRKWGGDHIVSPALVPGVFFSNHRFDPADLAMIDMAPSILDTLGAAPRPVHEGRARFAHHCSRAAER